A genomic segment from Capra hircus breed San Clemente chromosome 7, ASM170441v1, whole genome shotgun sequence encodes:
- the GRPEL2 gene encoding grpE protein homolog 2, mitochondrial, whose amino-acid sequence MAARFLWAVRRRMQPLAVHAASESRGWLHPFSTATQRTAGEDCNSEDPPDELRPSLAERALKLKAVKLEKEVQDLTVRYQRAVADSENIRRRTQRCVEDAKIFGIQSFCKDLVEVADILEKTTECISEETEPADQKLTLEKIFRGLSLLEAKLKSVFAKHGLEKMTPIGDKYDPHEHELICHVPAGVGVQPGTVAFVRQDGYKLHGRTIRLAQVEVAVESQRRL is encoded by the exons ATGGCCGCCAGGTTCCTGTGGGCGGTCCGTCGGCGGATGCAGCCCCTGGCCGTCCATGCCGCGTCCGAGAGCAG GGGATGGCTGCATCCTTTCAGCACTGCCACTCAGAGAACCGCTGGTGAAGACTGCAATTCTGAGGACCCCCCTGATGAACTGAGACCCTCTCTTGCAGAACGAGCCTTAAAGCTAAAAGCTGttaaactggagaaggaagtccAAGATTTAACA GTGAGATACCAGAGAGCTGTAGCTGACAGTGAAAATATAAGAAGGCGAACCCAGAGATGTGTAGAAGATGCCAAGATATTTG GAATTCAGAGTTTCTGTAAGGATTTGGTGGAGGTTGCAGACATTTTGGAGAAGACTACAGAGTGTATTTCTGAGGAAACAGAGCCTGCAGACCAGAAGCTCACTCTGGAGAAGATCTTCCGAGGATTGTCACTTTTAGAAGCAAAGCTGAAAAGTGTCTTCGCCAAACATGGCCTGGAGAAGATGACACCCATCGGTGACAAATATGACCCTCATGAGCATGAACTCATTTGTCACGTGCCAGCTGGCGTTGGGGTGCAGCCTGGCACCGTGGCATTCGTAAGGCAAGATGGCTACAAGCTTCATGGCCGCACCATTAGACTTGCCCAGGTGGAAGTGGCAGTAGAGTCTCAAAGAAGACTATGA